Proteins encoded within one genomic window of Oncorhynchus masou masou isolate Uvic2021 chromosome 1, UVic_Omas_1.1, whole genome shotgun sequence:
- the brd7 gene encoding bromodomain-containing protein 7 isoform X1: MGKKHKKHKSEKYEEYGERPLKLVLKVAGNEVTTGSSSFENTFDEHPDLEKHKDKKKKKKKDKERNDNMSPVDKKKKMTKKKKGQDADTDWDDREASRTPIRSDLASSLNKVEEKELTPLQEALSQLIRQLQRKDPSAFFSFPVTDLIAPGYSTIIKRPMDFGAMKEKVKNEYYQSLEELKVDFRIMCENAMIYNKPETIYHKAARKLLHSGMKILRPERLESLRQSIEFMADLENPANRSSKTGEVGNSSMDQCKDGPGPSPTDPSETTQSAPNTPRKDNDSKDEVSKVVSQAEKELEEIRKLIDDSGGKLSNRGLESELDFERRKSDGSTTLAILNPVDLVAGDVGYCPVKLGMMSNRLQSGINTLQGFKEDKRNMVTPVLYMNYGPYTSYAPAYDSSFANIGKEDSDLIYSFYGEEASLQGSESLSEFLSKSEEHMYKLADNLLDALTNGEHSKTLRETRPGEQGPTETAETGDKDMEVVDPEASKQTESRLASLGSVVGLDLQTPPDLLSEEAQHFQQKLDETTKLLHELQEAQRERLSVKQPPNIICLLAPTTKELQLAEKVTGNLAQLTSQVAPGDVSSVYGIRRAMGIAIPLEADEPLIDLTTVDAEPMDTLPEVQQIPVIAV, encoded by the exons ATGGGCAAGAAGCATAAAAAGCACAAGTCTGAAAAGTATGAAG AGTACGGGGAGAGACCACTTAAATTGGTTCTGAAGGTTGCTGGAAATGAGGTGACAACTGGAAGCTCGAGCTTTGAAAACACATTTGACGAACATCCAGATTTAGAGAAACACAAGGacaagaaaaagaagaagaaaaaggataAGGAAAGGAACGATAACATGTCACCAGTTGATAAAAAGAAAAAG ATGACAAAGAAGAAGAAGGGACAGGACGCTGATACAGACTGGGATGATAGGGAGGCGAGCAGGACCCCTATCCGTTCAGATCTGGCATCCTCTTTGAATAAAGTGGAAG AGAAAGAACTGACCCCACTGCAGGAAGCATTGAGTCAGCTCATCAGACAGCTCCAAAG GAAAGACCCAAGTGCGTTTTTCTCGTTCCCTGTGACTGACCTTATCGCTCCTGGCTACTCCACGATCATCAAGCGGCCCATGGACTTTGGCGCAATGAAGGAGAAAGTCAAGAATGAGTATTACCAGTCACTAGAGGAGCTCAAG GTGGACTTCAGAATCATGTGTGAGAATGCCATGATCTACAACAAGCCAGAGACCATTTACCACAAAGCTGCCAGGAAGCTGCTCCACTCTGGCATGAAGATCctccgtccg GAGAGGCTTGAGAGCCTGAGGCAGAGTATTGAGTTCATGGCTGACCTAGAGAACCCAGCCAACCGGTCAAGTAAGACTGGAGAGGTGGGGAACTCAAGCATGGACCAGTGTAAAGACGGCCCCGGCCCCAGCCCCACAGATCCTAGCGAGACTACCCAGTCTGCACCAAACACTCCCAG GAAAGACAACGACTCCAAAGACGAAGTGTCCAAGGTCGTCAGTCAGGCAGAGAAGGAGCTTGAGGAGATCCGCAAGCTCATTGACGATTCAGGAGGCAAACTGTCCAACAGAGGGCTGGAGAGTGAG CTGGACTTTGAGAGGAGAAAGTCTGATGGTTCCACCACACTGGCAATCCTGAACCCAGTCGACCTTGTGGCTGGAG ATGTGGGCTACTGCCCTGTGAAGCTGGGCATGATGTCCAACCGGCTGCAGAGTGGCATCAACACCCTGCAGGGCTTTAAGGAGGACAAGAGGAACATGGTCACACCAG TATTGTACATGAACTATGGTCCGTACACCTCCTACGCGCCCGCCTACGACTCGAGCTTCGCCAACATCGGGAAAGAGGACTCTGACCTGATCTACTCCTTCTATGGAGAGGAAGCCAGCCTCCAGGGATCTGAGAG CCTCTCGGAGTTCCTGTCCAAATCGGAGGAGCACATGTACAAACTGGCAGACAACCTCCTGGACGCGTTGACTAACGGGGAGCACTCCAAAACCCTGAGAGAG ACCCGTCCAGGTGAGCAAGGCCCAACAGAAACAGCTGAGACTGGAGACAAGGACATGGAG GTGGTTGATCCGGAGGCCAGCAAGCAGACTGAAAGCAGACTAGCCTCCCTGGGCTCTGTGGTCGGCCTGGACCTCCAGACTCCACCGGACCTCCTCTCTGAGG AGGCCCAACACTTCCAGCAGAAGTTGGATGAGACTACAAAGCTCCTCCACGAGCTGCAGGAAGCGCAGAGGGAACGCTTGAGTGTCAAGCAGCCCCCCAACATCATCTGCCTGCTAGCCCCAACTACCAAGGAGCTGCAACTGG CTGAGAAGGTGACTGGTAACCTGGCCCAACTGACCAGTCAGGTGGCTCCAGGAGATGTGAGCAGTGTGTACGGGATCAGGAGGGCCATGGGCATCGCTATACCCCTAGAGGCAGATGAACCACTCATAGACCTCACCACAG TTGATGCTGAGCCAATGGACACCTTGCCTGAAGTTCAGCAGATTCCAGTCATCGCAGTATAA
- the brd7 gene encoding bromodomain-containing protein 7 isoform X2, which yields MGKKHKKHKSEKYEEYGERPLKLVLKVAGNEVTTGSSSFENTFDEHPDLEKHKDKKKKKKKDKERNDNMSPVDKKKKMTKKKKGQDADTDWDDREASRTPIRSDLASSLNKVEELTPLQEALSQLIRQLQRKDPSAFFSFPVTDLIAPGYSTIIKRPMDFGAMKEKVKNEYYQSLEELKVDFRIMCENAMIYNKPETIYHKAARKLLHSGMKILRPERLESLRQSIEFMADLENPANRSSKTGEVGNSSMDQCKDGPGPSPTDPSETTQSAPNTPRKDNDSKDEVSKVVSQAEKELEEIRKLIDDSGGKLSNRGLESELDFERRKSDGSTTLAILNPVDLVAGDVGYCPVKLGMMSNRLQSGINTLQGFKEDKRNMVTPVLYMNYGPYTSYAPAYDSSFANIGKEDSDLIYSFYGEEASLQGSESLSEFLSKSEEHMYKLADNLLDALTNGEHSKTLRETRPGEQGPTETAETGDKDMEVVDPEASKQTESRLASLGSVVGLDLQTPPDLLSEEAQHFQQKLDETTKLLHELQEAQRERLSVKQPPNIICLLAPTTKELQLAEKVTGNLAQLTSQVAPGDVSSVYGIRRAMGIAIPLEADEPLIDLTTVDAEPMDTLPEVQQIPVIAV from the exons ATGGGCAAGAAGCATAAAAAGCACAAGTCTGAAAAGTATGAAG AGTACGGGGAGAGACCACTTAAATTGGTTCTGAAGGTTGCTGGAAATGAGGTGACAACTGGAAGCTCGAGCTTTGAAAACACATTTGACGAACATCCAGATTTAGAGAAACACAAGGacaagaaaaagaagaagaaaaaggataAGGAAAGGAACGATAACATGTCACCAGTTGATAAAAAGAAAAAG ATGACAAAGAAGAAGAAGGGACAGGACGCTGATACAGACTGGGATGATAGGGAGGCGAGCAGGACCCCTATCCGTTCAGATCTGGCATCCTCTTTGAATAAAGTGGAAG AACTGACCCCACTGCAGGAAGCATTGAGTCAGCTCATCAGACAGCTCCAAAG GAAAGACCCAAGTGCGTTTTTCTCGTTCCCTGTGACTGACCTTATCGCTCCTGGCTACTCCACGATCATCAAGCGGCCCATGGACTTTGGCGCAATGAAGGAGAAAGTCAAGAATGAGTATTACCAGTCACTAGAGGAGCTCAAG GTGGACTTCAGAATCATGTGTGAGAATGCCATGATCTACAACAAGCCAGAGACCATTTACCACAAAGCTGCCAGGAAGCTGCTCCACTCTGGCATGAAGATCctccgtccg GAGAGGCTTGAGAGCCTGAGGCAGAGTATTGAGTTCATGGCTGACCTAGAGAACCCAGCCAACCGGTCAAGTAAGACTGGAGAGGTGGGGAACTCAAGCATGGACCAGTGTAAAGACGGCCCCGGCCCCAGCCCCACAGATCCTAGCGAGACTACCCAGTCTGCACCAAACACTCCCAG GAAAGACAACGACTCCAAAGACGAAGTGTCCAAGGTCGTCAGTCAGGCAGAGAAGGAGCTTGAGGAGATCCGCAAGCTCATTGACGATTCAGGAGGCAAACTGTCCAACAGAGGGCTGGAGAGTGAG CTGGACTTTGAGAGGAGAAAGTCTGATGGTTCCACCACACTGGCAATCCTGAACCCAGTCGACCTTGTGGCTGGAG ATGTGGGCTACTGCCCTGTGAAGCTGGGCATGATGTCCAACCGGCTGCAGAGTGGCATCAACACCCTGCAGGGCTTTAAGGAGGACAAGAGGAACATGGTCACACCAG TATTGTACATGAACTATGGTCCGTACACCTCCTACGCGCCCGCCTACGACTCGAGCTTCGCCAACATCGGGAAAGAGGACTCTGACCTGATCTACTCCTTCTATGGAGAGGAAGCCAGCCTCCAGGGATCTGAGAG CCTCTCGGAGTTCCTGTCCAAATCGGAGGAGCACATGTACAAACTGGCAGACAACCTCCTGGACGCGTTGACTAACGGGGAGCACTCCAAAACCCTGAGAGAG ACCCGTCCAGGTGAGCAAGGCCCAACAGAAACAGCTGAGACTGGAGACAAGGACATGGAG GTGGTTGATCCGGAGGCCAGCAAGCAGACTGAAAGCAGACTAGCCTCCCTGGGCTCTGTGGTCGGCCTGGACCTCCAGACTCCACCGGACCTCCTCTCTGAGG AGGCCCAACACTTCCAGCAGAAGTTGGATGAGACTACAAAGCTCCTCCACGAGCTGCAGGAAGCGCAGAGGGAACGCTTGAGTGTCAAGCAGCCCCCCAACATCATCTGCCTGCTAGCCCCAACTACCAAGGAGCTGCAACTGG CTGAGAAGGTGACTGGTAACCTGGCCCAACTGACCAGTCAGGTGGCTCCAGGAGATGTGAGCAGTGTGTACGGGATCAGGAGGGCCATGGGCATCGCTATACCCCTAGAGGCAGATGAACCACTCATAGACCTCACCACAG TTGATGCTGAGCCAATGGACACCTTGCCTGAAGTTCAGCAGATTCCAGTCATCGCAGTATAA